In Helianthus annuus cultivar XRQ/B chromosome 8, HanXRQr2.0-SUNRISE, whole genome shotgun sequence, a single genomic region encodes these proteins:
- the LOC110869814 gene encoding uncharacterized protein LOC110869814 yields the protein MSISVDSNNLSFVNDLNPGKDMWNMKARILRKWNQGYKMEIVFIDEKGAKIQAGIKSYLIPVFDRQLQEDAVVILSKFGVGENKDLYKVVVQPYKINFYRCTTVTPVRDWQGVEYGFNFRAYEDILQGEALNALSVDVAGSVICCGDLEIFDRPPKETKKMNFEIEDLEGKVLRCTVWNDYALQIKDFISKIPPHEHVMSVIQHRKCKEWKGEYTVQSDKFAIRIFLNEEIDEVDELRRKKCLVFLQEMSCVVVATIRIVQEEYGWFYAGCRKYFNKVMGKSEYLQNVETVSDDILRLPVTSLVYIRCHTKCTSITTKFKVQVLVHDETGSVSFVMFDRDVQKLLGLAASDIRERQVKANDTGFPHELFRLVDKKAAFKIDVLEFNLKNNYRVYTVQKICDDLVIIAELVGGDGNGDENTDEVTQDVADVKDVNLSDSSQVSAERTSRDVVSVTADSSVVEVEKDSGSSPNGKRMDRDADVVNVGELSTNVRRTWKKLTKVNN from the exons ATGTCAATATCAGTTGACAGTAATAATCTTAGTTTTGTTAACGATTTGAATCCTGGGAAGGATATGTGGAACATGAAGGCGAGAATTCTTCGAAAATGGAATCAGGGTTACAAGATGGagatcgtcttcattgatgagaAG GGTGCTAAGATTCAAGCAGGTATTAAGAGTTATCTGATACCTGTTTTTGATAGACAGCTGCAAGAAGATGCTGTTGTGATTCTGTCGAAATTTGGTGTTGGTGAgaataaagatttatataaaGTAGTAGTGCAGCCttataaaatcaacttttatAGATGCACGACTGTTACTCCTGTGAGAGATTGGCAAGGTGTTGAGTATGGTTTCAATTTCAGAGCTTATGAAGATATTCTTCAAGGAGAGGCGTTAAATGCTTTGAGTGTTG ATGTTGCTGGATCTGTGATTTGTTGTGGAGATCTTGAAATCTTTGATCGACCTCCAAAGGAGACTAAGAAGATGAATTTCGAGATTGAAGATTTGGA GGGTAAGGTTTTGCGGTGTACTGTGTGGAATGATTATGCTCTGCAGATTAAGGACTTCATTTCTAAAATCCCACCTCATGAGCATGTGATGTCTGTTATACAGCATAGAAAGTGTAAGGAATGGAAAg GTGAATATACTGTTCAAAGTGATAAGTTTGCAATACGAATTTTTTTGaatgaagaaattgatgaagTTGATGAGCTAAGGAGGAA GAAGTGTCTTGTGTTTTTACAGGAAATGTCTTGTGTTGTGGTTGCGACAATTAGGATTGTGCAAGAAGAGTATGGTTGGTTTTATGCTGGCTGTCGTAAGTATTTCAATAAGGTGATGGGTAAAAGTGAATACTTACAGAATGTTGAAACTGTTTCAGATGATATTCTTCGATTGCCTGTGACTTCTTTGGTTTATATCAGATGTCATACTAAATGTACATCAATCACGACAAA GTTCAAGGTGCAAGTGCTGGTGCATGATGAGACTGGTAGTGTTTCTTTTGTTATGTTTGATAGAGATGTTCAGAAGCTTCTTGGATTAGCGGCGAGTGACATAAGAGAGAGGCAAGTTAAGGCCAATGATACTGGATTTCCTCATGAGCTATTTCGATTGGTTGATAAGAAGGCTGCTTTTAAGATTGATGTTTTAGAGTTCAATCTTAAAAATAACTATCGTGTTTATACTGTGCAAAAAATATGTGATGATCTAGTAATAATTGCTGAGTTGGTTGGTGGAGATGGTAATGGTGATGAAAATACTGATGAG GTTACTCAAGATGTAGCTGACGTTAAAGACGTTAACCTTTCAGACTCTTCCCAGGTTTCTGCTGAGCGAACTTCAAGG GATGTTGTCTCTGTTACGGCCGACTCTTcagttgttgaagttgaaaaggattCTGGATCAAGTCCCAATGGAAAGCGGATGGATCGAGATGCTGATGTTGTCAACGTTGGTGAGCTATCCACTAATGTGAGAAGAACCTGGAAGAAGCTGACTAAGGTTAACAATTAG
- the LOC110872539 gene encoding sulfate transporter 4.1, chloroplastic, which yields MRTPTNRTVRIIPFQHSYSTGGDTTPLLSRWREKLERMKVIDWIEMFVPCSRWIRTYNWREYLQPDLVSGVTVGIMLVPQSMSYAKLAGLQPIYGLYTGLVPIFVYSVFGSSRQLAVGPVALVSLLVSNVLGNFDSSGELYTELAILLSLMVGILECTMGLLRLGWLIRFISHSVISGFTTASAVVIALSQAKYFLGYSVERSSEIIPLVKSIISGADQFSWPPFVMGFTILAIMLIMKHLGKTRKSLRFLRAAGPLTAVVLGTTIVKIFHPSSISLVGNIPQGLPSFSIPKEFRHVKSLISTTFLITGVAILESVGIAKALAAKNGYELDSNQELFGLGVANIFGSFFSAYPATGSFSRSAVNHESGAKTGLSGIIMGLIICSALLFMTPLFEYIPQCALAAIVVSAVIGLVDYEEAIFLWRVDKKDFFLWTVTCATTLFFGIEIGVLVGVGFSLAFVIHESANPHVAVLGRLPGTTVYRNIQQYPEAYTYNGIVIVRIDAPIYFANTSFIKDRLREYEITVDQYTCRRGPEVERISFVILEMAPVTYADSSAVQALKELYQEYKSRNIQIAIANPNQDVFLTLSKSGFIDLVGKEWCFVRVHDAVQVCLQYVQTSTPSPKTPHLSLHNSTSFSERLNERMNRKEDLTAAEMESGERERILSGDADPIMQPLLARKYHK from the exons ATGAGGACGCCGACGAATCGTACGGTCAGAATCATTCCGTTTCAGCACTCGTACAGCACCGGTGGCGATACGACGCCGTTGTTGTCGAGATGGCGGGAGAAATTGGAGCGGATGAAGGTGATTGACTGGATTGAGATGTTTGTACCTTGCTCACGGTGGATTCGGACCTACAATTGGCGCGAATATCTTCAACCGGACTTAGTTTCCGGTGTTACCGTCGGAATTATGCTCGTTCCTCAG TCTATGTCATATGCAAAGCTAGCTGGACTTCAACCGATATACGGACTTT ATACTGGATTAGTGCCTATATTTGTGTATTCCGTATTCGGGTCATCACGTCAACTTGCTGTTGGTCCAGTAGCATTGGTTTCTCTATTGGTCTCTAATGTTCTAGGCAATTTTGATTCATCTGGTGAACTATATACGGAACTAGCCATATTATTGTCACTCATGGTCGGAATTCTAGAATGTACAATGGGGCTCTTGAG GCTAGGATGGCTCATCCGATTTATCAGCCACTCTGTAATTTCTGGCTTTACAACTGCTTCAGCCGTTGTTATTGCACTGTCTCAAGCAAAATATTTCTTGGGATATAGTGTTGAAAGAAGCAGTGAAATAATTCCACTTGTTAAGAGTATAATATCAGGCGCAGATCAG TTCTCATGGCCTCCTTTCGTGATGGGGTTTACTATTCTTGCAATTATGTTGATCATGAAGCATTTG GGTAAAACAAGAAAGAGTCTGCGGTTTTTGAGAGCGGCTGGGCCACTCACTGCAGTTGTTCTGGGTACAACTATTGTGAAGATATTTCATCCATCATCTATTTCTTTG GtgggaaatatacctcaaggactTCCCTCGTTTTCCATCCCGAAAGAATTTCGGCATGTGAAGTCTTTAATCTCTACCACATTTTTAATCACTGGAGTGGCTATACTG GAATCTGTGGGGATTGCCAAAGCGCTGGCTGCAAAAAATGGATATGAGTTGGATTCAAATCAAGAG CTGTTTGGCCTTGGAGTAGCCAATATATTCGGGTCCTTTTTCTCAGCGTATCCTGCAACAG GTTCCTTCTCGAGGTCGGCGGTTAATCATGAAAGCGGAGCAAAAACTGGTTTATCAGGAATTATCATGGGCCTTATCATCTGCTCCGCACTGTTATTCATGACACCATTGTTTGAATACATTCCTCAG TGTGCTCTGGCTGCCATTGTAGTCTCTGCTGTAATTGGGCTT GTTGATTATGAAGAGGCAATATTTTTGTGGCGCGTTGATAAAAAAGATTTCTTTCTCTGGACAGTCACTTGTGCAACAACATTGTTCTTCGGTATAGAGATCGGTGTCCTTGTTGGG GTCGGGTTTTCTCTAGCTTTTGTCATCCATGAGTCAGCAAATCCACATGTTG CTGTGTTGGGACGTCTACCTGGCACTACTGTGTACAGAAACATCCAACAGTACCCAGAAGCATATACATACAACGGCATTGTTATTGTTCGAATAGACGCACCTATCTATTTTGCCAatacaagttttataaaagaCAG GCTGCGGGAGTATGAAATTACGGTTGACCAGTATACCTGCAGACGCGGACCAGAAGTTGAAAGAATAAGCTTCGTAATTCTAGAGATGGCGC CTGTTACCTATGCCGACTCCAGTGCAGTTCAAGCTTTGAAAGAGTTGTATCAAGAGTACAAATCAAGAAACATCCAG ATAGCGATTGCTAATCCAAACCAAGACGTCTTTCTAACACTATCAAAATCTGGATTCATCGATCTGGTTGGTAAAGAATGGTGTTTCGTTAGAGTGCATGATGCTGTTCAAGTTTGTCTACAATACGTTCAGACCTCGACCCCATCCCCTAAAACTCCACATCTCTCTCTACATAACAGCACAAGCTTTTCGGAAAGACTGAATGAAAGGATGAACCGTAAAGAGGACCTAACAGCAGCTGAAATGGAGTCGGGTGAAAGAGAACGAATATTATCTGGTGATGCAGACCCGATAATGCAGCCGTTGTTGGCGAGAAAATATCATAAATGA
- the LOC118481235 gene encoding glutathione S-transferase DHAR2-like, translating into MAFEICVKAAVGAPNVLGDCPFSQRALLTLEEKKLSYKTNLINLSSKPDWFLALNPAGKVPLLKFDEKWVPDSDVIVVLLEEKYPEPSLTYPPELASVGADIYSKFSTFLKSKDENDGTEQALLDELYALEEHLKNNGPYVNGKKISAVDLSLAPKLYHLKVALGHFKKWYVPESLTHVHNYMESLFARESFQKTKTPKEEYLIAGWEPKVNP; encoded by the exons ATGGCTTTTGAGATCTGTGTCAAGGCTGCTGTTGGTGCCCCTAATGTTCTTGGAGACT GTCCATTTAGCCAAAGGGCTCTTTTGACTCTGGAAGAGAAGAAACTATCTTACAAAACCAATCTCATTAATCTGAGCAGCAAACCAGATTG GTTCCTTGCATTGAACCCAGCTGGGAAAGTTCCTTTGTTAAAGTTTGATGAGAAATGGGTGCCTGATTCTGATGTTATTGTGGTTCTGCTTGAAGAGAAGTATCCTGAACCTTCTCTTACTTACCCCCCTGAACTTGCTTCTGT GGGGGCAGATATTTACTCAAAGTTTTCGACATTCTTGAAGAGCAAGGATGAGAATGATGGGACTGAACAAGCTTTGCTTGATGAACTCTATGCATTGGAAGAACACCTCAAGAACAAT GGGCCTTACGTTAACGGAAAAAAGATCTCAGCCGTTGATCTGAGTTTGGCACCAAAGCTATACCATCTTAAGGTGGCTCTTGGTCATTTTAAGAAGTGGTATGTTCCAGAAAGTCTGACTCATGTGCACAACTACATGGAG TCGCTCTTCGCTAGGGAGTCATTTCAGAAAACGAAAACCCCTAAAGAAGAATACTTGATTGCTGGATGGGAGCCAAAGGTTAATCCATGA
- the LOC110872537 gene encoding glutathione S-transferase DHAR2: MAIEICVKAATGAPDVLGDCPFCQRVLLTLEEKKVSYKTHLINLDSKPEWFLEVNPDGKVPLIKFDEKWVSDSDVIVGLIEEKYPEPSLITPPELASVGSKIFPKFVGFLKSKDENDGTEQALLDELNALEEHLKNKGPYVNGEKVTAVDLSLAPKLYHLKVALGHFKKWSVPESLTHVHNYIKSLFSRESFEKTKPAKEEYVIAGWAPKVNNA, encoded by the exons ATGGCGATTGAGATCTGTGTCAAAGCTGCTACTGGTGCCCCTGATGTTCTCGGAGACT gtCCATTTTGCCAAAGGGTACTTTTGACTCTGGAAGAGAAGAAAGTTTCTTACAAAACCCATCTCATAAATCTTGACAGCAAGCCAGAATG GTTTCTTGAAGTGAACCCAGATGGGAAAGTTCCTTTGATAAAGTTTGATGAGAAATGGGTGTCTGATTCTGATGTTATTGTGGGTTTGATTGAAGAGAAGTATCCTGAACCTTCTCTTATTACTCCCCCTGAACTTGCCTCTGT GGGGTCAAAGATTTTCCCAAAGTTTGTGGGATTCTTGAAGAGTAAGGATGAGAATGATGGGACTGAACAGGCTTTGCTTGATGAACTGAATGCATTGGAAGAACACCTCAAGAACAAG GGCCCTTACGTTAACGGAGAAAAGGTCACAGCCGTTGATTTGAGTTTGGCGCCAAAGCTGTACCACCTTAAGGTGGCTCTTGGTCATTTCAAGAAGTGGAGTGTTCCAGAAAGTCTGACTCATGTGCATAACTACATAAAG TCGCTCTTCTCTAGGGAGTCGTTTGAGAAAACAAAACCTGCTAAAGAAGAATATGTGATTGCTGGATGGGCGCCAAAGGTTAATAATGCATGA